In Dictyoglomus sp. NZ13-RE01, one DNA window encodes the following:
- a CDS encoding transcription termination/antitermination protein NusA, with protein sequence MKLGEDFWVVLEQIIKEKKINRETILEALRRALLSAFKKTYGTSKGARVEIDLENQEIKIYVTKKVVDQVKDPMAEISLADSKNINENSQQGDEIEIEVEPQEFGRIAVQVAKQVIIQSLKEAERRVLYEKYKAKEGEIIGGSILRIERGTVYVKLPDIEAILPYKEQIPGEQYLIGRRIRAYLLEVQKTTKEPLIILSRSHPNYLKRLLELEVPEIKDGIVEIMNVVRDPGVRAKVAVRSNLPEVDPIGACIGFRGQRIQNVINELNGEKIDLILWSSDPAEYIARSLAPAKPIRVELHEDERKAVVIVPPDQLSLAIGKDGQNVRLAVRLTSWKIDIRTEDTKQEGKVEDKAVVKNE encoded by the coding sequence ATGAAATTAGGTGAAGATTTCTGGGTTGTTTTAGAGCAAATTATTAAAGAGAAAAAGATTAATAGGGAGACAATATTAGAGGCTCTTAGGAGAGCTCTTTTATCTGCTTTTAAGAAGACCTATGGGACTAGTAAGGGAGCAAGAGTAGAGATCGATCTTGAAAACCAAGAAATAAAGATTTATGTCACTAAAAAAGTTGTAGATCAAGTTAAAGATCCTATGGCAGAAATATCCCTTGCAGATAGCAAAAATATTAACGAAAATTCCCAACAGGGTGATGAAATAGAGATAGAAGTAGAACCACAAGAGTTTGGAAGAATAGCTGTTCAAGTGGCAAAACAGGTTATAATTCAAAGCTTAAAAGAGGCAGAAAGAAGAGTGCTTTATGAAAAGTATAAAGCAAAAGAGGGAGAAATAATTGGAGGTTCTATTTTAAGAATTGAGAGGGGAACAGTTTATGTAAAGCTACCCGACATAGAAGCTATTCTTCCTTATAAGGAACAAATACCAGGTGAACAATATTTGATAGGGAGAAGAATAAGAGCATATCTTCTTGAAGTACAGAAGACCACAAAAGAGCCATTGATTATTCTTTCCCGTAGCCATCCAAATTATTTGAAAAGATTGTTGGAGCTTGAGGTTCCAGAGATAAAGGATGGAATTGTAGAGATAATGAATGTAGTAAGGGATCCTGGAGTAAGAGCAAAAGTTGCTGTACGCTCTAACTTACCTGAAGTTGATCCTATAGGTGCCTGTATAGGATTTAGAGGGCAGAGAATACAAAATGTAATAAATGAACTTAATGGAGAGAAAATTGATTTAATTTTATGGAGTAGTGATCCTGCGGAGTATATTGCAAGAAGTCTTGCACCTGCAAAACCAATAAGGGTAGAACTTCACGAAGATGAGAGAAAGGCTGTAGTAATTGTTCCACCTGATCAATTGTCTTTGGCAATAGGGAAGGATGGTCAAAATGTAAGGCTCGCTGTTCGTCTTACTTCTTGGAAAATTGATATAAGAACTGAGGATACAAAACAGGAAGGTAAAGTAGAGGATAAAGCAGTTGTTAAAAATGAGTAA
- a CDS encoding nucleic acid-binding protein, which yields MSKKGHIPIRTCIGCGEKKPKRELIRIVRQDDKIIIDTTGKASGRGAYICVSLDCLNKALNKSKLSYALKCTVSSEDIEILKKELQKEILRRGEKDEKKNL from the coding sequence ATGAGTAAGAAAGGTCATATACCTATTAGAACATGTATAGGATGTGGAGAAAAAAAGCCTAAAAGGGAATTGATAAGAATAGTTAGGCAGGATGATAAGATAATTATTGATACTACGGGAAAGGCTTCTGGAAGAGGGGCTTATATATGTGTTAGTTTGGATTGTTTAAATAAGGCATTGAATAAGAGTAAATTGTCCTATGCTTTAAAATGTACTGTAAGTTCTGAAGATATTGAAATTTTAAAAAAAGAACTACAAAAAGAAATATTAAGACGGGGGGAGAAAGATGAAAAAAAGAATTTATGA
- a CDS encoding translation initiation factor IF-2, producing MKKRIYELSKELGIESKELMKMLTDLGFSFKSPLSNIDAETEEVIKDLLKEKESKNSSPPTSQVVVEEKVEKEIEVKAVQKEEKKEDTKKEKVIKIHGSITVRELAELMNISPTNLILKLMEMKIMANVNQLLEPDVVKKVCEKFGYKVEEVKKIELVKKKGLTPEEEKRLKPRPPVVVVMGHVDHGKTTLLDAIRKTNVAEREYGGITQHIGASVVEYKGKKIVFLDTPGHEAFTALRARGAQVTDIAVLVVAADDGVMPQTVEAINHAKAADVPIIVAINKIDKPEANVERVKQQLSEYGLIPEEWGGDTVMVPISAKRRQGIDDLLEMILLVAEIQELRADPSATPKGVIIETRIDKGRGPVATVIVQEGTLKIGQYFVAGDVKGKVRSMFDDKNNPLKEAGPSQPVEVSGFEDLPQAGDIFQVVSSEKEADEILEERKKQKEVSTFELVGEGEKILPIIIKADTQGSLEAILQTISKMDSEDVTLKIIHSAVGSITESDVMLASASKAMIIGFNVRPDSKANSALSREKVQVKTYRVIYEIIDDLNNIIKGLKAPEVKEVIIGRAEVKATFNIPRVGTVAGVFVREGKIQRNARVRLLRDGVIIYDGKIASLKRFKEDVTEVLTNFECGVGLENFGDIKPGDQLEVYVLQNQ from the coding sequence ATGAAAAAAAGAATTTATGAGCTAAGTAAGGAGTTAGGAATAGAAAGTAAAGAACTAATGAAGATGCTTACTGATTTGGGGTTTTCCTTTAAATCACCTTTAAGTAATATAGATGCTGAGACTGAGGAAGTTATAAAGGACTTATTAAAGGAGAAGGAATCTAAAAATTCTTCTCCCCCCACATCTCAGGTTGTTGTAGAAGAGAAAGTAGAAAAAGAAATTGAAGTTAAGGCAGTTCAGAAGGAAGAAAAGAAAGAGGATACAAAAAAGGAGAAGGTTATAAAAATTCATGGTTCTATTACAGTAAGAGAACTTGCAGAATTGATGAATATTTCTCCTACGAATTTGATTTTAAAACTTATGGAAATGAAAATAATGGCCAATGTGAATCAATTATTGGAACCTGATGTGGTTAAGAAAGTTTGTGAGAAATTTGGTTATAAAGTTGAAGAAGTAAAAAAGATTGAATTAGTAAAGAAGAAAGGACTTACTCCAGAAGAAGAAAAGAGATTAAAGCCAAGACCACCTGTTGTGGTTGTAATGGGACATGTGGACCATGGTAAAACTACACTCTTAGATGCTATAAGAAAGACAAATGTGGCGGAGAGAGAGTATGGTGGAATTACCCAGCATATTGGAGCATCGGTGGTAGAATACAAAGGGAAAAAAATAGTATTTTTAGATACCCCTGGACACGAAGCATTCACTGCTTTGAGAGCACGAGGGGCTCAAGTTACTGATATTGCTGTTTTAGTTGTTGCTGCGGATGATGGAGTTATGCCTCAAACTGTAGAGGCTATAAATCATGCAAAAGCTGCTGATGTACCAATTATTGTTGCTATAAATAAAATTGACAAACCAGAAGCCAATGTTGAGAGAGTTAAACAGCAATTATCAGAGTATGGGTTAATTCCAGAAGAGTGGGGCGGAGATACTGTAATGGTGCCTATATCAGCAAAAAGAAGACAGGGAATTGATGATTTATTAGAAATGATTCTCCTTGTTGCAGAAATACAAGAATTAAGAGCGGATCCATCAGCAACTCCTAAAGGAGTTATTATCGAAACAAGAATAGATAAAGGGAGAGGTCCAGTTGCAACAGTTATAGTACAAGAAGGTACTTTGAAAATTGGGCAGTATTTTGTTGCAGGCGATGTAAAGGGTAAGGTTAGGAGTATGTTTGATGATAAAAACAATCCATTAAAGGAGGCAGGACCTTCTCAGCCAGTAGAGGTTTCAGGTTTTGAGGACTTACCACAAGCAGGGGATATCTTCCAAGTAGTTTCAAGTGAAAAGGAAGCAGATGAAATTTTGGAGGAAAGGAAAAAGCAAAAAGAGGTATCAACTTTTGAATTGGTTGGAGAGGGAGAAAAAATTCTTCCAATTATTATAAAGGCAGATACGCAAGGCTCATTGGAGGCTATTCTTCAAACCATAAGTAAGATGGATAGTGAGGACGTTACATTAAAAATTATTCATTCAGCAGTAGGAAGTATAACTGAAAGTGATGTTATGCTTGCATCTGCATCAAAAGCTATGATTATAGGTTTTAATGTTAGACCTGATAGTAAAGCAAATAGTGCTCTTTCCAGAGAAAAAGTCCAAGTAAAAACTTATAGAGTGATATATGAGATTATAGATGACTTGAATAATATAATTAAAGGATTGAAGGCTCCCGAAGTTAAGGAAGTAATAATAGGAAGAGCTGAAGTTAAAGCTACATTCAATATTCCAAGAGTTGGTACTGTAGCTGGTGTATTTGTTAGAGAGGGTAAAATTCAGAGGAATGCCAGAGTACGTTTGTTAAGAGATGGTGTGATAATCTATGATGGTAAAATTGCATCTTTGAAGCGCTTTAAAGAAGATGTAACTGAGGTTTTGACTAATTTTGAATGTGGAGTAGGATTGGAGAATTTCGGAGATATCAAGCCAGGAGACCAATTAGAAGTTTACG